The following are from one region of the Phycisphaeraceae bacterium genome:
- a CDS encoding EamA family transporter: MKAILFAVLAGVCWGVGELFSKSVLSTGKVGPITVAAVRAAVALPALWIAYYWAVHIAKIEPTGWHRAGTGTMLKLILGTGLIAGSLALIFFYAALNFGEISVVKPISFALAPALAFALAVPLFGESVTPKKLIGVALIVVGVVLLSSKSVKVASPAPATEESPVGAAPR; the protein is encoded by the coding sequence ATGAAAGCGATCCTCTTCGCGGTTCTCGCCGGCGTCTGCTGGGGCGTGGGCGAGTTGTTCTCGAAGTCCGTCCTGAGCACCGGGAAGGTGGGCCCGATCACCGTGGCCGCCGTCCGGGCGGCGGTGGCGCTGCCGGCGCTGTGGATCGCGTACTACTGGGCGGTGCACATCGCGAAGATCGAGCCCACCGGCTGGCACAGGGCCGGGACGGGCACGATGCTCAAGCTCATCCTGGGCACGGGCCTGATCGCCGGCTCGCTGGCGTTGATCTTCTTCTACGCGGCCCTGAACTTCGGGGAGATCTCGGTCGTCAAGCCCATCTCCTTCGCGCTGGCCCCGGCCTTGGCGTTCGCGCTGGCCGTGCCCTTGTTCGGGGAGTCAGTGACGCCGAAGAAATTGATCGGGGTGGCGTTGATCGTGGTCGGGGTGGTGCTGTTGTCGAGCAAGAGCGTGAAGGTCGCTTCACCCGCGCCGGCGACCGAAGAATCACCTGTCGGCGCGGCGCCGAGGTAA